From the Lolium rigidum isolate FL_2022 chromosome 2, APGP_CSIRO_Lrig_0.1, whole genome shotgun sequence genome, one window contains:
- the LOC124688441 gene encoding zinc finger protein 8-like, whose translation MVPLRSDLTSIAHLSLKPHQTRRQNSSASTQTERRKERNTHTLLATSGREFPPRFQFELAMAAKQEVRTVDAFSQLPFIRPASAHPQRQAPVDTTIRLFGREFSNTDGPQHPPQRKQDGSGSPDAANGSTVTSEANGGPGAATAGEASRKFECHYCCRNFPTSQALGGHQNAHKRERQHAKRAHLQASLAMHRYVPGHMYGALLGYHHHLAGRYDHHHQLPPPHYPMWSTAAAGVPGPYGGPGSVSQPIDGSPVVQGLWRAPQPANTQSFGAATPVTAMRPAVEVVTSCKDDQQTVAMSLLPSSPSFSSCSSTSPEKLGRCELGQQQEALSLDLHL comes from the coding sequence ATGGTCCCCCTCCGCTCCGACCTTACAAGCATCGCCCATCTCTCCTTAAAACCGCACCAAACTCGTCGCCAAAATTCCTCAGCTAGCACACAAACAGaaagaaggaaagaaagaaaCACACACACACTTCTAGCAACCAGTGGAAGAGAATTCCCTCCCCGGTTCCAGTTTGAGCTAGCCATGGCGGCCAAGCAGGAGGTGCGAACCGTCGACGCGTTCTCGCAGCTGCCCTTCATCCGGCCGGCGTCGGCACATCCGCAGCGGCAGGCTCCGGTCGACACCACCATCCGGCTCTTCGGCCGCGAGTTCTCCAACACCGACGGCCCGCAGCATCCGCCGCAGCGCAAGCAGGACGGCTCCGGCTCCCCGGACGCGGCCAACGGGAGCACCGTCACGTCGGAGGCCAACGGCGGCCCGGGCGCGGCGACGGCAGGGGAGGCGTCTCGCAAGTTCGAGTGCCACTACTGCTGCCGCAACTTCCCGACGTCGCAGGCGCTGGGCGGCCACCAGAACGCGCACAAGCGGGAGCGCCAGCACGCCAAGCGGGCCCACCTCCAGGCCTCCCTCGCCATGCACCGCTACGTGCCCGGCCACATGTACGGCGCCCTCctcggctaccaccaccacctcgccggccgctacgaccaccaccaccagctgccgccgccgcactaCCCGATGTGGAGCACGGCGGCCGCTGGCGTCCCGGGACCCTACGGCGGGCCGGGCTCCGTTTCCCAGCCCATCGACGGCAGCCCCGTCGTGCAAGGCCTCTGGAGGGCGCCCCAGCCCGCCAACACGCAGAGCTTCGGCGCTGCCACGCCGGTGACGGCGATgcggccggcggtggaggtggtgacCAGCTGCAAGGACGACCAGCAGACGGTGGCGATGAGcttgctgccctcgtcgccgtCCTTTTCGTCCTGCTCCTCCACGTCGCCGGAGAAGCTAGGTAGGTGTGAATTGGGGCAGCAGCAGGAGGCTCTTAGCTTGGACCTCCATTTGTAA